A single genomic interval of Nonomuraea rubra harbors:
- a CDS encoding tetratricopeptide repeat protein, translating into MSEGIKDHSELSEAAAQSRASVLRSRAESYVALSRHDAAIADLTEAIALAPDNARAWRLRGESHRVTERYEAALEDFGEALRLEPDSAYALGSRGQTYAAMGRLDEAMDDFEHALTLSPDSLWILEAKADALVDLDRLDDALAEHSKIIALNEELAYSWVARGDLYQRMQLYPEAVDDYTRALEADADYVRALSRRGEALRMMDRYEEALTDLNRALELEPGNDRALGSRGAVLSELGDNEAALKDLDAAIELDPEYVWAFRVRGEILQELDRHEEAISDFTRALHLDFGD; encoded by the coding sequence ATGAGCGAGGGGATCAAGGACCATTCCGAGCTGTCCGAGGCGGCCGCCCAGTCCCGGGCCTCGGTGCTGCGCAGCCGGGCGGAGTCGTACGTCGCGCTGTCGCGGCACGACGCCGCGATCGCGGACCTGACCGAGGCGATCGCGCTCGCCCCGGACAACGCCCGCGCCTGGCGGCTGCGCGGGGAGAGCCACCGGGTGACCGAGCGGTACGAGGCCGCGCTGGAGGACTTCGGCGAGGCGCTGCGGCTGGAGCCCGACAGCGCGTACGCCCTCGGCTCGCGCGGCCAGACCTACGCCGCGATGGGGCGCCTGGACGAGGCCATGGACGACTTCGAGCACGCGCTCACCCTCTCGCCCGACTCATTGTGGATCCTGGAGGCGAAGGCGGACGCCCTGGTGGACCTGGACCGGCTGGACGACGCCCTGGCGGAGCACTCCAAGATCATCGCTCTGAACGAGGAGCTCGCGTACTCGTGGGTGGCGCGCGGCGACCTGTACCAGCGGATGCAGCTCTACCCGGAGGCCGTGGACGACTACACCAGGGCGCTGGAGGCGGACGCCGACTACGTGCGCGCGCTGAGCCGGCGGGGGGAGGCGTTGCGGATGATGGACCGGTACGAGGAGGCGCTGACCGACCTGAACCGGGCGCTGGAGCTGGAGCCGGGCAACGATCGGGCGCTCGGGAGCCGGGGGGCGGTGCTGAGCGAGCTGGGGGACAACGAGGCGGCGCTGAAGGATCTGGACGCGGCGATCGAGCTGGATCCCGAGTACGTGTGGGCGTTCCGGGTGCGGGGGGAGATCCTGCAGGAGCTGGACCGGCACGAGGAGGCCATCTCGGACTTCACCCGGGCGCTGCACCTGGACTTCGGGGACTGA
- a CDS encoding FAS1-like dehydratase domain-containing protein: protein MIEELREAVGWTGPEREDVVERRHLEFYRHAIGDTSEDVPPTFTACFLDEPPSLPAAASYGSGWLNGGDRFEYHAPLREGDVLVSRPRFTGVVEKDGKAGPMALLTFETEFRRPDGELVVRHVGTRIRT from the coding sequence ATGATCGAGGAGTTGCGGGAGGCGGTCGGCTGGACCGGCCCCGAGCGCGAGGACGTCGTCGAGCGGCGCCACCTGGAGTTCTACCGGCACGCGATCGGGGACACGTCCGAGGACGTGCCGCCCACGTTCACGGCCTGCTTCCTCGACGAGCCGCCGTCGCTGCCCGCCGCGGCCTCGTACGGGTCCGGGTGGCTGAACGGCGGGGACCGGTTCGAGTACCACGCGCCGCTGCGCGAGGGCGACGTGCTGGTCTCGCGGCCCCGCTTCACCGGGGTGGTGGAGAAGGACGGGAAGGCGGGGCCGATGGCGCTGCTGACGTTCGAGACGGAGTTCCGCCGGCCGGACGGCGAGCTGGTGGTCAGGCACGTCGGCACGAGGATCAGGACATGA
- a CDS encoding class I SAM-dependent methyltransferase: MAYKLLGRLAYGSRYNKVPWGQRVYVRPGERLVREAQWRLLLRQAPIMSLAEYQRQRPLGEIEEFLSCMMCGESRQQPLFTPTGGKGWRYHVVRCPSCGFLYRNPNVRPERLGDLYATGYSNFLTGKYAANRQRRYDLTMRSFAPVFDEGKERRLLDFGSGVGLFLELAEQRGFDAYGVDLSPESVEQANQRLSRARTYFGAPEDVPEIAAGGFDVITLWSVLAHLPRPLEDFQRFRSLLAPGGVLLILTVNARSLLLKAYGSAWSGFTKNHLMFYSSETVRTLLGRSGFAGVAFAPHYGDTIEAGTTRLPADLVARLRRNVELSDGGNMMRVLAFADEEAIGRWGGGPLTVHRLHS, from the coding sequence ATGGCATACAAATTGCTCGGCCGGCTGGCGTACGGCTCTCGTTACAACAAGGTCCCGTGGGGGCAGCGGGTCTATGTCCGTCCAGGGGAACGGCTCGTCCGGGAGGCGCAGTGGCGCCTGCTCCTCCGGCAGGCGCCGATCATGTCGCTGGCGGAGTACCAGCGGCAGCGGCCGCTGGGCGAGATCGAGGAGTTCCTGAGCTGCATGATGTGCGGGGAGTCCCGCCAGCAGCCGCTCTTCACCCCCACCGGCGGGAAGGGCTGGCGTTACCACGTCGTCCGCTGCCCGTCCTGCGGCTTCCTCTACCGCAACCCCAACGTGCGGCCCGAACGGCTCGGCGACCTGTACGCCACCGGCTACAGCAACTTCCTGACCGGCAAGTACGCCGCCAACCGGCAGCGCCGCTACGACCTCACCATGAGATCGTTCGCCCCGGTGTTCGACGAGGGCAAGGAGCGGCGGCTGCTCGACTTCGGCTCAGGCGTCGGGCTGTTCCTGGAGCTGGCCGAGCAGCGCGGGTTCGACGCCTACGGGGTGGACCTGTCGCCGGAGTCGGTCGAGCAGGCCAACCAGCGGCTCAGCAGGGCCCGCACCTACTTCGGGGCGCCCGAGGACGTGCCCGAGATCGCGGCGGGCGGCTTCGACGTGATCACCCTCTGGTCGGTGCTGGCGCACCTGCCCAGGCCGCTGGAGGACTTCCAGCGCTTCCGCAGCCTGCTGGCGCCCGGCGGCGTGCTGCTCATCCTGACGGTGAACGCTCGCTCGTTGCTGCTCAAGGCGTACGGGAGCGCCTGGAGCGGCTTCACCAAGAACCACCTGATGTTCTACTCCTCCGAGACCGTGCGCACACTGCTCGGCCGTAGCGGCTTCGCCGGGGTGGCCTTCGCCCCGCACTACGGCGACACGATCGAGGCCGGCACCACCAGGCTGCCCGCCGACCTGGTCGCCCGGCTGCGCCGCAACGTGGAGCTGAGCGACGGCGGGAACATGATGCGCGTGCTCGCCTTCGCCGACGAGGAGGCGATCGGCCGCTGGGGCGGCGGACCGCTCACGGTCCACCGCCTGCACTCCTGA
- a CDS encoding alpha/beta fold hydrolase, producing MTKEFELTIGDGRILHVYDTAPGATDRLPVLWHHGTPNIGAPPEPLFDDRLGLRWISYDRPGYGGSTPEPGRTLASAAGYASRIADALGLARFAVMGHSGGSSHALACAALLGERVLAVLSVSALAPYTPGGAAPHAFDWFAGMAPSCEASLRAAAQGRAAKERHEATTAYDPEMFTPEDHAAFEGEWSWFDSVVGPAVATGPGGLIDDDVAYVTPWGCDPAAVTAPILLVHGGRDRVVPAAHGEWLARHCPTAELRLSPGDGHISILPSAGAGAVEWLAVEGRRRSE from the coding sequence GTGACGAAGGAATTCGAACTCACGATCGGTGACGGCCGGATCCTGCACGTCTACGACACGGCTCCGGGCGCCACCGACCGCCTGCCGGTCCTGTGGCACCACGGCACGCCCAACATCGGCGCGCCGCCGGAGCCGCTCTTCGACGACCGCCTCGGCCTGCGCTGGATCTCCTACGACCGCCCGGGCTACGGCGGCTCCACCCCCGAGCCCGGCCGCACCCTGGCCTCGGCGGCCGGCTACGCGAGCCGGATCGCCGACGCGCTGGGCCTGGCCCGCTTCGCCGTCATGGGCCACTCGGGCGGCTCCTCCCACGCCCTGGCCTGCGCGGCCCTGCTGGGCGAGCGCGTGCTGGCCGTACTGAGCGTGTCCGCCCTGGCGCCCTACACCCCGGGAGGCGCCGCACCCCACGCCTTCGACTGGTTCGCGGGCATGGCGCCCTCCTGCGAGGCGTCCCTGCGCGCCGCCGCCCAGGGGCGCGCGGCCAAGGAACGCCACGAGGCCACGACCGCGTACGACCCGGAGATGTTCACCCCCGAGGACCATGCGGCGTTCGAGGGGGAGTGGTCCTGGTTCGACAGCGTGGTCGGCCCCGCGGTGGCGACGGGGCCGGGCGGGCTGATCGACGACGACGTGGCGTACGTGACGCCGTGGGGCTGCGACCCGGCCGCCGTCACCGCCCCGATCCTGCTCGTCCACGGTGGCCGGGACCGGGTCGTGCCCGCCGCCCATGGCGAGTGGCTGGCCCGGCACTGCCCCACGGCCGAGCTCCGCCTGTCACCCGGCGACGGCCACATCTCGATCCTGCCGTCGGCGGGAGCGGGGGCCGTCGAATGGCTCGCCGTCGAAGGCCGCCGCCGCTCGGAGTAG
- a CDS encoding RNHCP domain-containing protein — MPRRNPGRERPQRRKQAHHGEPGDAFRCVGCRMDVPMIAPGTAHRNHCPHCLTSLHVDHRIPGDRRAGCRGRMAALSVTVRRDGEWLIIHCCQSCGGLSANRIAGDDNALALLRIAIRPLSDSRLPVSALLAL, encoded by the coding sequence ATGCCCAGGAGGAACCCGGGCCGGGAACGGCCACAACGGCGCAAGCAGGCACATCACGGCGAGCCCGGCGACGCGTTCCGCTGCGTCGGATGCCGCATGGACGTGCCGATGATCGCGCCGGGCACCGCGCACCGCAACCACTGCCCGCACTGCCTGACCAGCCTGCACGTCGATCACCGCATCCCGGGGGATCGGCGGGCGGGCTGCCGGGGCCGGATGGCGGCGCTGAGCGTCACCGTCCGGCGCGACGGGGAGTGGCTGATCATCCACTGCTGCCAGTCGTGCGGCGGGCTCAGCGCCAACCGCATCGCGGGCGACGACAACGCGCTGGCGCTGCTCCGCATCGCCATCCGCCCCCTGTCGGACTCCCGCCTCCCGGTCAGCGCCCTGCTGGCCCTGTGA
- a CDS encoding aldehyde dehydrogenase family protein, with translation MPEFRNLIGGELLPAARTMDTVNPATGEAWATIPAGGAAEAEAAVEAAGRAFPAWSALPALARAHYLRKVSEVFGRHAEELARLETRDNGRILRDTLKRDLPGMAHLWQLAAGQCLDAVKGDTVLLGPDTLGLTRREPYGVAVCVIPWNSPISTFSAKAAYALAAGNTVIVKPAEQASASVLRLGELLAEVFPPGVLNIVSGLGEEVGEALVRHRGVGKISLTGSTATGQAITRASADALKPMTFELGGKSPNIVFPDANLDAATQGVTVNSVYTGNAGQVCVAGSRILIHRSIWDEMLGRIERACAGLVLGDPLDLATTMGPIVSAGQYERVTSYLELAEKEGARLVFGARTGADVVPALPGGYWVAPTLYATEDNALRVCQEEIFGPVAVAIPFSSEEEAVAIANDSVYGLAAGVWTRDLGRAHRLVRDLHSGTVWVNTFRQMPPGLPFGGVKDSGYGHDSVLEYTREKAAIIQI, from the coding sequence ATGCCTGAGTTCCGCAACCTCATCGGCGGCGAGCTGCTCCCCGCCGCGCGCACGATGGACACGGTCAACCCGGCCACGGGCGAGGCGTGGGCCACGATCCCGGCCGGCGGCGCCGCCGAGGCCGAGGCGGCCGTCGAGGCAGCCGGGCGCGCCTTCCCCGCCTGGTCGGCGCTGCCCGCCCTGGCCAGGGCGCACTACCTGCGCAAGGTCTCGGAGGTGTTCGGCCGGCACGCCGAGGAGCTGGCCAGGCTGGAGACGCGCGACAACGGCCGGATCCTGCGCGACACGCTCAAGCGGGACCTGCCTGGCATGGCGCACCTGTGGCAGCTCGCCGCCGGGCAGTGCCTCGACGCGGTCAAGGGCGACACCGTGCTGCTGGGGCCGGACACGCTGGGGCTGACGCGGCGCGAGCCGTACGGGGTGGCGGTCTGCGTCATCCCGTGGAACTCCCCCATCTCCACCTTCTCCGCCAAGGCCGCCTACGCGCTGGCCGCCGGCAACACGGTCATCGTCAAGCCGGCCGAGCAGGCGAGCGCGTCCGTGCTGCGGCTGGGCGAGCTGCTGGCGGAGGTGTTCCCGCCCGGGGTGCTGAACATCGTCAGCGGCCTGGGCGAGGAGGTCGGCGAGGCCCTCGTACGGCACCGCGGCGTCGGCAAGATCAGCCTCACCGGCTCCACCGCCACCGGCCAGGCCATCACCCGGGCCTCGGCGGACGCGCTCAAGCCGATGACGTTCGAGCTGGGCGGCAAGTCGCCCAACATCGTCTTCCCGGATGCCAACCTGGACGCCGCCACCCAGGGCGTCACCGTGAACTCCGTCTACACCGGCAACGCCGGGCAGGTGTGCGTGGCCGGCTCGCGCATCCTCATCCACCGCTCCATCTGGGACGAGATGCTCGGGCGCATCGAACGGGCCTGCGCGGGGCTCGTCCTCGGGGACCCGCTCGACCTGGCGACTACGATGGGGCCGATCGTGTCGGCCGGCCAGTACGAGCGGGTCACCTCGTACCTGGAGCTGGCCGAGAAGGAGGGCGCGCGGCTCGTCTTCGGCGCCCGGACCGGCGCGGACGTGGTGCCCGCGCTGCCCGGGGGCTACTGGGTGGCGCCCACGCTGTACGCGACCGAGGACAACGCGCTGCGCGTGTGCCAGGAGGAGATCTTCGGGCCGGTGGCGGTGGCCATCCCGTTCTCCTCCGAGGAGGAGGCGGTGGCGATCGCCAACGACTCCGTCTACGGGCTGGCCGCCGGGGTGTGGACGCGCGACCTGGGCCGGGCGCACCGGCTCGTCCGGGACCTGCACAGCGGTACGGTGTGGGTGAACACGTTCAGGCAGATGCCGCCGGGGCTGCCGTTCGGCGGGGTCAAGGACAGCGGGTACGGCCACGATTCGGTCCTCGAGTACACCCGCGAAAAGGCGGCCATTATCCAGATCTAG
- a CDS encoding tripartite tricarboxylate transporter substrate binding protein has protein sequence MRALLAAVLLLGAAACGANAGTTGGAWKPRGDVRMIVPFAAGGGSDLAGRAVAAALEKAQPGLTVTVENRDGGSGAVGYSGLLGKKGNGNYLIATENAILSLPLSGQVSFTRKDFTPVAKLAEDGGIVVVKPDSPFKSCTDVVNAAKGGRVSVGMSGAYGVDNVIFTMIEQKTGAKFQRVPFESGGELVPAVLGGQIQAALLNPGEVIGQLRSGDLKGLCVTTEKRYTYPEFSALATAKEQGIDVSYVQFRGILAAGGLDERERAYWESAARGVTRTPEFQKWLKDNYLQQAELYGDDFGTYLEQLDTALAPVLKKPS, from the coding sequence ATGAGGGCGCTGCTGGCCGCCGTGCTGCTCCTCGGGGCGGCGGCCTGCGGGGCGAACGCGGGCACGACAGGGGGCGCGTGGAAGCCGCGCGGCGACGTCCGCATGATCGTGCCGTTCGCCGCCGGCGGCGGCAGCGACCTGGCGGGCCGGGCCGTGGCCGCCGCGCTGGAGAAGGCCCAGCCCGGCCTCACCGTCACCGTGGAGAACCGCGACGGCGGCTCAGGCGCGGTCGGCTACTCGGGCCTGCTCGGCAAGAAGGGCAACGGCAACTACCTGATCGCCACCGAGAACGCCATCCTGTCCCTGCCGCTCAGCGGCCAGGTCTCCTTCACCCGCAAGGACTTCACCCCCGTCGCCAAGCTGGCCGAGGACGGCGGCATCGTCGTGGTCAAGCCGGACTCGCCGTTCAAGAGCTGCACCGACGTGGTGAACGCGGCCAAGGGCGGCCGGGTCAGCGTGGGCATGTCCGGCGCGTACGGCGTCGACAACGTGATCTTCACGATGATCGAGCAGAAGACCGGCGCGAAGTTCCAGCGGGTGCCGTTCGAGTCGGGCGGCGAGCTGGTGCCGGCCGTGCTCGGCGGCCAGATCCAGGCCGCGCTGCTCAACCCCGGCGAGGTGATCGGCCAGCTCAGGTCCGGCGACCTCAAGGGCCTGTGCGTCACCACCGAAAAGCGCTACACCTACCCCGAGTTCTCCGCGCTGGCCACGGCCAAGGAGCAGGGCATCGACGTCTCGTACGTGCAGTTCAGGGGGATCCTCGCGGCCGGCGGGCTGGACGAGCGCGAGCGCGCCTACTGGGAGAGCGCCGCCAGGGGCGTGACCAGGACCCCCGAGTTCCAGAAGTGGCTCAAGGACAACTACCTGCAGCAGGCCGAGCTGTACGGCGACGACTTCGGCACGTACCTCGAACAGCTCGACACCGCGCTCGCGCCGGTGCTGAAGAAGCCGTCATGA
- a CDS encoding RNHCP domain-containing protein — MSANGKSRSIASTETFQCVRCGLTVTANAPDGVRRNHCPSCLHSLHLLGECRSRMIPISIAVLRTGEWMLIHRCTRCGELTSNPICGDDNQLILMRMAVRPLAQPPFPLEAFGDL; from the coding sequence TTGTCTGCCAACGGCAAATCCCGTTCCATCGCGAGCACCGAGACTTTCCAGTGCGTCCGCTGCGGCCTGACGGTCACCGCGAACGCGCCGGACGGTGTTCGCCGCAACCACTGTCCGAGCTGCCTGCACTCGCTGCACCTGCTCGGCGAATGCAGGTCACGGATGATCCCCATCTCGATCGCCGTCCTGCGTACCGGAGAGTGGATGCTCATCCACCGCTGCACCCGGTGCGGTGAGCTGACGTCGAACCCCATCTGCGGGGACGACAACCAGCTCATCCTCATGCGCATGGCCGTACGGCCGCTGGCGCAGCCGCCGTTCCCGCTCGAGGCGTTCGGCGATCTGTGA
- a CDS encoding tripartite tricarboxylate transporter TctB family protein, which yields MRGLIRGEGAVWALLVCLSVAMAGASFGYGVTKDGGEIGPGFLPLVSGVALALLSAACLLQSVRRQAAEREEADPGRVRTLWTVFGLLLVALLLVPLTGFLVAFGLLVFAVSAFVEKQPLVPAAGIAAAATLVIYAVFVLFLAVPLPGGLLGIGGDG from the coding sequence ATGAGAGGGCTGATCCGGGGCGAGGGCGCCGTCTGGGCGCTGCTCGTCTGCCTGTCGGTCGCCATGGCGGGCGCCTCGTTCGGCTACGGCGTCACCAAGGACGGCGGCGAGATCGGCCCGGGCTTCCTGCCGCTGGTCAGCGGCGTCGCGCTGGCGCTGCTGTCGGCCGCCTGCCTGCTCCAGTCGGTACGCAGGCAGGCCGCCGAGCGGGAGGAGGCGGACCCGGGGCGCGTCAGGACGTTGTGGACCGTGTTCGGCCTGCTGCTGGTCGCGCTGCTGCTGGTGCCGCTGACCGGGTTCCTGGTGGCGTTCGGGCTGCTGGTGTTCGCCGTCTCCGCGTTCGTGGAGAAGCAGCCGCTCGTCCCGGCCGCCGGGATCGCGGCCGCCGCCACGCTGGTGATCTACGCGGTGTTCGTGCTGTTCCTGGCCGTGCCGCTGCCCGGCGGGCTGCTCGGGATCGGAGGCGACGGCTGA
- a CDS encoding thioesterase family protein: MSDRLTPGVSATLTWVVAERHCTRRGEHDIFSTPNLVHLIEDAAIEALAPCLGEGQGSVGSKVEIAHVAPTLKGGKVTATATVTEVDRRRVAFSVVAEDENGRVGEGTHERFVIDLDRFAAKLRGLAS; the protein is encoded by the coding sequence ATGAGCGACCGACTGACCCCGGGCGTGAGCGCCACGCTCACCTGGGTCGTGGCGGAGCGTCACTGCACCCGCCGCGGCGAGCACGACATCTTCTCCACCCCCAACCTGGTCCACCTGATCGAGGACGCCGCCATCGAGGCCCTGGCCCCCTGCCTGGGCGAGGGGCAGGGCAGCGTCGGCAGCAAGGTGGAGATCGCGCACGTGGCGCCCACGCTCAAGGGCGGCAAGGTGACCGCGACCGCCACGGTGACCGAGGTGGACCGGCGTCGCGTCGCCTTCTCCGTGGTCGCCGAGGACGAGAACGGCAGGGTCGGCGAGGGCACGCACGAGCGGTTCGTCATCGACCTGGACAGGTTCGCCGCCAAGCTGCGGGGACTGGCGTCATGA
- a CDS encoding CaiB/BaiF CoA transferase family protein → MSPLSGIRVVEVGAFMAAPFATMQLADLGATVIKVENPEGGDQVRAIGPFTAGHSSPFARLNRNKRSVALDLKSEPGAAAFRRLVQHADVLVENLRPGAMRKLGLGYDDLSPLNPGLVYVSASGWGQDGPLANLPGLDIMAQARGGLMSVTGMPGGDPVKVGVPIADLVCGLYGALGAVSALQARHATGQGQHVDVSLLESAVSFAIWEAGKYFATGEVGGPLGSAHQSTAPYQAIRTADGWCTVGAVTPKTWQGLCAALGLPELLADQRYADAHDRHGLRHELIPAIERVTTTRTTADVVAALDARGVPCAPISDYSQVFNDEHLEQRRFFWDAEHPEMGPVRQLGSAMRFSATPTRRGPAGPLLGADTVEVLRECGLTGQEIDRLLAEGAAAQSPTPLEST, encoded by the coding sequence ATGAGCCCCTTGTCCGGAATTCGAGTCGTCGAGGTCGGCGCCTTCATGGCCGCCCCGTTCGCCACCATGCAGCTCGCCGACCTGGGCGCCACCGTCATCAAGGTCGAGAACCCCGAGGGCGGCGACCAGGTGCGCGCGATCGGCCCGTTCACGGCCGGGCACAGCTCGCCGTTCGCCAGGCTCAACCGCAACAAACGCTCGGTCGCCCTCGACCTGAAGTCCGAGCCCGGCGCCGCCGCCTTCCGCCGCCTCGTCCAGCACGCCGACGTGCTGGTGGAGAACCTGCGCCCCGGCGCCATGCGCAAGCTCGGCCTCGGCTACGACGACCTCAGCCCCCTCAACCCCGGCCTGGTGTACGTCTCCGCCTCCGGCTGGGGCCAGGACGGCCCCCTGGCGAACCTGCCCGGCCTGGACATCATGGCCCAGGCCCGCGGCGGCCTGATGAGCGTCACCGGCATGCCCGGCGGCGACCCGGTCAAGGTCGGCGTGCCGATCGCTGACCTGGTCTGCGGCCTGTACGGAGCCCTCGGCGCCGTCTCCGCCCTCCAGGCCCGCCACGCGACCGGCCAGGGCCAGCACGTGGACGTGTCGCTGCTGGAGTCGGCCGTGTCGTTCGCGATCTGGGAGGCGGGCAAGTACTTCGCCACCGGCGAGGTCGGCGGGCCGCTCGGCTCGGCCCACCAGAGCACGGCGCCGTACCAGGCCATCCGCACCGCGGACGGCTGGTGCACGGTCGGCGCCGTCACCCCCAAGACCTGGCAGGGCCTGTGCGCCGCGCTCGGCCTGCCCGAACTGCTCGCCGACCAGCGGTACGCCGACGCCCACGACCGGCACGGCCTGCGCCACGAGCTGATCCCCGCCATCGAACGCGTCACCACCACGCGCACCACGGCCGACGTCGTGGCCGCGCTCGACGCCCGCGGCGTGCCCTGCGCGCCCATCTCCGACTACTCCCAGGTGTTCAACGACGAGCACCTCGAACAGCGGCGGTTCTTCTGGGATGCCGAGCATCCCGAGATGGGCCCCGTACGCCAGCTCGGCTCGGCCATGCGGTTCTCGGCCACGCCCACCAGGCGCGGCCCCGCGGGACCGCTGCTCGGCGCGGACACCGTCGAGGTGCTGCGCGAGTGCGGCCTGACCGGGCAGGAGATCGACCGGCTGCTCGCCGAAGGCGCCGCGGCCCAATCCCCCACCCCCTTGGAGAGCACATGA
- a CDS encoding GntR family transcriptional regulator, with protein sequence MRIEAPPSMVQLATEALMRMLLSGRLRPGDRVVENQLTQELGVSRPPLREAMRVLEQQGLITQLPRRGAFVTQLTLHDIYEIVTLRRELERMAVDLGVPVREPARLQRCHAALDRHGACARAGDWLGVLEHAVEFHSSVIGLSGHRRLEEAYRSIQLQMLLCMGMNRQARASDESLVDDWERHRRLLQVIESGSPAAVHEELAGHGDMTFLDGIEERVGGHSPESLAWLERVRKGEP encoded by the coding sequence ATGCGCATCGAGGCACCCCCAAGCATGGTCCAGCTCGCCACAGAGGCCCTGATGCGCATGCTGCTCAGCGGCAGGCTGCGGCCCGGCGACCGGGTGGTGGAGAACCAGCTCACCCAGGAGCTGGGCGTCAGCCGGCCGCCGCTGCGCGAGGCCATGCGGGTGCTGGAGCAGCAGGGGCTGATCACGCAGCTCCCGCGCAGGGGCGCGTTCGTCACCCAGCTCACGCTGCACGACATCTACGAGATCGTCACGCTGCGCCGGGAGCTGGAGCGGATGGCCGTCGACCTCGGCGTCCCGGTGCGCGAGCCGGCCCGCCTCCAGCGCTGCCACGCCGCCCTCGACCGGCACGGCGCCTGCGCGCGGGCCGGCGACTGGCTGGGGGTGCTGGAGCACGCCGTCGAGTTCCACAGCTCGGTGATCGGGCTGTCGGGGCACCGGCGGCTGGAGGAGGCCTACCGCTCGATCCAGCTCCAGATGCTGCTTTGCATGGGCATGAACCGGCAGGCCAGGGCCTCCGACGAGTCCCTGGTGGACGACTGGGAGCGGCACCGCCGCCTGCTGCAGGTGATCGAGTCCGGCTCGCCGGCGGCCGTGCACGAGGAGCTGGCCGGGCACGGGGACATGACGTTCCTCGACGGCATCGAGGAACGGGTCGGCGGCCACTCCCCCGAGTCGCTGGCCTGGCTGGAGCGGGTCAGGAAAGGAGAGCCATGA
- a CDS encoding U32 family peptidase, which produces MTSLADLHALMSRLGHPVVQSAPGSGARFPDGAPYRFEIPSVEGPEVLEAVVAEADRLGVPVARTSQGSGVMMLTDEEITRMARIGAERGIEVNLFLGPRAAWDTGGQAKLTQAVGAAARGNAMVAACLADALRACSLGIRSLLVGDLGTLDVLRELKADGTLPANLVLKTSVLMPLTNGPTAALYERLGATTVNVGTDLTVPHLAEIRAATGLPIDLYLEVPDDQGGFVRFYEAVEIVRAAAPVYLKMGLRNAPNIYPSGGHLGVVPKELGRERVRRAALVQRLIEQLDPALAKPSQTSGLGVPEL; this is translated from the coding sequence ATGACCAGCCTTGCCGACCTCCATGCCCTGATGTCCCGGCTCGGCCACCCGGTGGTGCAGAGCGCTCCCGGCTCCGGGGCGCGGTTCCCAGACGGGGCGCCGTACCGGTTCGAGATCCCCAGCGTGGAGGGGCCCGAGGTGCTGGAGGCGGTGGTCGCGGAGGCCGACCGGCTCGGCGTGCCCGTCGCCAGGACCTCCCAGGGCAGCGGCGTGATGATGCTGACCGACGAGGAGATCACGCGGATGGCGCGGATCGGGGCCGAGCGGGGCATCGAGGTGAACCTGTTCCTCGGCCCGCGCGCCGCCTGGGACACCGGCGGCCAGGCCAAGCTCACGCAGGCCGTCGGCGCCGCCGCGCGCGGCAACGCGATGGTGGCGGCGTGCCTGGCGGACGCGCTGCGGGCCTGCTCGCTGGGCATCCGCAGCCTGCTCGTCGGCGACCTCGGGACGCTGGACGTGCTGCGCGAGCTGAAGGCGGACGGGACGCTGCCCGCGAACCTCGTCCTGAAGACGTCGGTGCTGATGCCGCTCACGAACGGCCCGACCGCGGCCCTGTACGAGCGGCTCGGCGCGACCACCGTCAACGTGGGCACCGACCTCACCGTGCCGCACCTGGCCGAGATCCGGGCCGCCACCGGGCTGCCGATCGACCTCTACCTGGAGGTGCCGGACGACCAGGGCGGGTTCGTGCGCTTCTACGAGGCCGTGGAGATCGTCCGGGCCGCCGCTCCCGTCTACCTGAAGATGGGGCTGCGCAACGCGCCCAACATCTACCCCTCGGGCGGGCACCTCGGGGTGGTGCCCAAGGAGCTGGGACGGGAACGGGTCCGGCGCGCTGCGCTGGTGCAGCGCTTGATCGAGCAGCTCGACCCGGCACTCGCCAAGCCGTCACAGACCTCCGGCCTGGGCGTGCCGGAGCTCTGA
- a CDS encoding MaoC/PaaZ C-terminal domain-containing protein produces the protein MILTETTTLRRLVEYAGASGDFYEMHYDLDFARSLGHPELAVHGLLKAAYLGRLVTGWLAGRGRLAVLEVSYRGMDFRDRAHTCRGRVISTEGNRAELELWGEDDTGRRTTLGRAEVIYFEEPS, from the coding sequence ATGATCCTCACGGAGACCACGACCCTGCGCAGGCTCGTCGAGTACGCCGGCGCCTCGGGCGACTTCTACGAGATGCACTACGACCTCGACTTCGCCCGCTCGCTCGGCCACCCCGAGCTGGCCGTGCACGGGCTGCTCAAGGCGGCCTACCTGGGGCGGCTCGTCACCGGATGGCTGGCCGGGCGGGGGCGGCTGGCCGTGCTGGAGGTGAGCTACCGCGGCATGGACTTCCGGGACCGGGCGCACACGTGCCGGGGGCGGGTGATATCGACGGAGGGGAACCGGGCAGAGCTGGAGCTGTGGGGCGAGGACGACACCGGCCGTCGTACCACGCTCGGCCGCGCCGAAGTGATCTATTTCGAGGAGCCTTCCTGA